A stretch of Vigna angularis cultivar LongXiaoDou No.4 chromosome 4, ASM1680809v1, whole genome shotgun sequence DNA encodes these proteins:
- the LOC108331456 gene encoding NAD(P)H-dependent 6'-deoxychalcone synthase, translated as MSSSNIPHVVLQSSSNHHKMPVIGFGTASPFIADTKEALLEAIKVGYRHFDTAKIYGSEKPLGEAIAEALQLGLIASRDDLFITSKLWCTDNFPHLVLPAIHKTLQSLNLKYLDLYLVQWPVAMIHGDWDYPFPEEAITSFDLKGVWQAMEECQKQGLTKFIGVSNFNCHKLENLLSFATIPTSVNQVELNPIWQQKKLRELCQKEGIVVTACSPLGSVGSFWGSNKVMDNELLKQIGEAHGKSVAQVSLRWLYELGVTIVVKSYNKERMKQNLEIFDWSLTKEDYEKIDEIKQSRTFNLGPKLSEEED; from the exons ATGTCTTCATCAAACATCCCTCATGTGGTGCTTCAATCTTCTTCGAATCATCACAAAATGCCTGTGATTGGATTTGGCACTGCTTCACCTTTCATCGCTGACACCAAAGAAGCATTGTTAGAAGCTATCAAAGTAGGTTACAGACACTTTGACACTGCAAAAATATATGGCTCTGAAAAACCCCTTGGAGAAGCTATAGCTGAAGCACTTCAACTTGGCCTCATAGCCTCTAGAGACGATCTCTTCATCACTTCCAAACTTTGGTGCACTGATAATTTTCCTCATCTTGTTCTTCCTGCTATCCATAAAACACTTCA GTCTTTGAACTTGAAATATTTGGATCTTTATTTGGTTCAATGGCCCGTTGCAATGATTCATGGAGATTGGGATTACCCTTTTCCTGAAGAGGCAATAACATCATTTGACTTAAAGGGTGTGTGGCAAGCAATGGAGGAGTGCCAAAAGCAAGGCCTTACAAAATTCATTGGAGTCAGCAATTTCAATTGTCATAAACTTGAAAACCTCCTTTCTTTTGCTACTATTCCTACTTCTGTCAATCAA GTTGAGTTGAATCCTATTTGGCAACAAAAGAAGTTGAGAGAATTATGCCAAAAAGAGGGTATAGTTGTAACTGCGTGTAGTCCTTTGGGGTCCGTAGGAAGCTTCTGGGGTTCTAATAAAGTAATGGACAATGAATTGCTCAAGCAAATTGGAGAAGCTCATGGCAAATCTGTTGCTCag gtaTCCCTTAGATGGTTGTATGAGTTAGGGGTAACTATCGTGGTTAAGAGCTACAACAAGGAGAGAATGAAGCAAAACCTGGAAATATTTGATTGGTCATTGACAAAAGAGGACtatgaaaaaattgatgaaatcAAGCAGAGTAGGACCTTCAACCTTGGACCAAAACTATCGGAGGAAGAAGATTAA